One part of the Oceanispirochaeta sp. M1 genome encodes these proteins:
- a CDS encoding Fic family protein — MKYIWQSDHWPNFTYNLETLLEYLSESRKEQGAVNKLGAFLELHTEEELLLQEALNTSAIEGETLNTDEVRSSIAYSLGLPRGGLPSNHHRYEGLVEMLIDATRNYDNPLTDEKLYSWHVALFPGGHSNLHKITVGAYRSGKTPMDVVSGPPGKEKTYYSAPPSSHIQTEMNQFNKWWESSRGRLDGLIRAAYAHLYFVSIHPFEDGNGRIARALTDMALAQDEKSGKRLYSLSAQIHTDRLDYYEILEKTQKGSGDITEWVIWFLNTFIRSLKSSVEMIEFTLLRNKFRQNIIDKKMNSRESKVINKMIDLLPVDYKGGMTNKKYVQIAKTSPATAKRDLQELVISKVLIPQGGGRSISYQLNRKMLE; from the coding sequence ATGAAGTACATCTGGCAATCAGACCACTGGCCCAATTTTACATACAATCTTGAGACTCTGTTGGAATATCTCTCTGAATCAAGAAAAGAGCAGGGCGCTGTAAATAAATTGGGTGCTTTTCTTGAGCTTCATACCGAAGAAGAGCTCCTGCTTCAGGAGGCTCTTAATACCTCCGCAATCGAGGGAGAGACACTCAATACAGATGAGGTTCGATCATCAATAGCATACAGCCTTGGATTACCACGGGGCGGACTGCCTTCTAATCATCATCGGTATGAAGGATTGGTGGAGATGCTTATTGATGCAACGAGAAACTATGATAATCCACTGACAGATGAAAAATTATACTCATGGCATGTCGCTCTATTTCCCGGCGGCCACTCAAATTTACATAAGATTACTGTTGGGGCATATCGCTCCGGTAAAACTCCTATGGATGTTGTATCCGGCCCTCCCGGTAAAGAGAAAACATATTATTCAGCTCCTCCTTCAAGCCATATTCAGACTGAGATGAATCAGTTTAATAAATGGTGGGAATCTTCCAGAGGGAGATTAGACGGGCTGATTAGAGCAGCATATGCTCATCTGTACTTTGTCTCTATTCATCCCTTTGAAGATGGGAATGGACGCATAGCCAGGGCACTGACTGATATGGCTCTGGCACAGGATGAGAAATCAGGAAAGAGGCTATACAGTCTTTCGGCACAGATTCATACTGACAGGTTAGATTACTATGAAATCCTTGAAAAGACTCAAAAAGGTTCAGGTGATATTACAGAGTGGGTGATCTGGTTTTTGAATACTTTTATCAGAAGCCTTAAAAGCTCTGTTGAAATGATTGAGTTCACTCTTCTTAGAAATAAGTTCCGGCAGAATATTATTGATAAAAAAATGAACTCAAGAGAATCAAAGGTTATAAATAAGATGATTGATCTGCTTCCGGTCGACTATAAAGGGGGAATGACTAATAAGAAATATGTGCAAATTGCCAAGACCAGC